Proteins co-encoded in one Aspergillus luchuensis IFO 4308 DNA, chromosome 6, nearly complete sequence genomic window:
- a CDS encoding MFS transporter (COG:G;~EggNog:ENOG410Q07H;~InterPro:IPR020846,IPR011701,IPR036259;~PFAM:PF07690,PF00083;~TransMembrane:12 (i107-127o147-166i178-198o204-226i238-260o266-287i344-363o383-403i452-471o483-504i516-538o544-565i);~go_function: GO:0022857 - transmembrane transporter activity [Evidence IEA];~go_process: GO:0055085 - transmembrane transport [Evidence IEA]): MQSYLQYRSIRGGIRRQVDEHPGLVIPCCKDGNRRHNLFDNTEGNAKTEGSPDIGLSPLQGYSLRQRADFDRHPPPGIELSDRDHSTVFLVGWDHEKDTMNPRNFPLATRISVTLLVSAIAFVVSAASSIETAVLHQNSAAYNVSEVVASLATGIFLLGFAAGSLVSGPLSEILGRNVVYIGSLSLFMLFTMASGLAPNIGTQLLFRFLAGVFGCPPLTCAGGTIADIWDPLEKTLAFPLYAILSFGGAILSPLIASYMGQGTLSWRWTNCIILIMAGLVLVLVVLFQPETYSRLLMNWKASHLRKSTGDLRYQSAMDLDRTTPLSRIVTACVRQLTLPIQEPIILLLSLYMTVLYIVLFTFFDGYSYIFSDIHGLSQGLTNIVWVAMYVGIVLAALLVPVHYRRMKRLESLSRDLPSPNNPDTAQNGDINVSLNRDDQQAKAQSATPEHRLWYAMIGAPAIPISLFWMAWTDHANISIWSPIVGSSLFGFGSICIFISSYMYIIDAYEAYAASALGFMTVSRYCAAGGMTVVGIPFYQNVGVHWTLTSLGIISAVLTPVPYIFWRFGDVVRGWSRYAV; this comes from the exons ATGCAGTCATATCTCCAATATCGTTCTATTCGCGGCGGTATCCGCAGACAGGTCGACGAACACCCAGGTTTGGTCATTCCCTGTTGCAAGGATGGGAATCGCAGGCATAATCTTTTCGATAACACAGAAGGCAACGCAAAGACCGAGGGCAGCCCTGATATTGGACTTTCACCCTTACAAGGCTACAGCCTACGGCAAAGGGCAGACTTTGAtcgccatcctccaccgGGTATTGAGCTGAGTGATCGAGACCACTCTACTGTGTTTCTCGTTGGGTGGGATCATGAGAAAGATACCATGAATCCACGAAACTTCCCCCTTGCCACACGAATTTCGGTGACTCTTCTTGTGTCTGCCATAGCATTTGTGGTCAGTGCCGCCTCCTCCATTGAAACAGCAGTTCTACACCAAAACAGTGCTGCCTACAATGTGAGTGAAGTTGTCGCATCTTTGGCCACCGGCATCTTTCTCCTGGGCTTCGCAGCGGGCTCCTTGGTCTCAGGCCCGTTATCTGAGATCCTAGGCCGTAATGTAGTCTATATTGGATCTCTGTCGCTTTTTATGCTCTTTACCATGGCATCCGGCCTAGCACCTAATATCGGAACACAGTTGCTGTTTCGGTTCTTGGCCGGCGTGTTTGGATGTCCACCACTCACTTGTGCTGGAGGGACCATCGCAGATATCTGGGATCCCCTGGAGAAAACTCTCGCCTTCCCTTTATATGCTATCCTTTCCTTTGGGGGTGCGATCCTCAGTCCTCTAATTGCCTCCTATATGGGTCAGGGGACGCTATCCTGGAGATGGACCAactgcatcatcctcatcatggcTGGCCTCGTTCTGGTCTTGGTGGTGCTGTTCCAGCCTGAGACCTACAGTCGTCTCCTCATGAATTGGAAGGCGAGCCATCTGCGAAAATCAACAGGAGACTTGCGCTACCAGTCTGCAATGGACCTTGATCGCACAACTCCCCTGTCCCGGATTGTGACTGCCTGTGTGCGGCAGCTCACTCTTCCGATTCAGGAGCCGATTATTCTGCTGCTTTCGTTATACATGACGGTGCTCTATATCGTGCTGTTCACCTTTTTCGACGGCTACTCATACATATTCAGCGACATACACGGCCTGTCGCAGGGGTTGACCAATATTGTCTGGGTCGCAATGTATGTGGGAATCGTGTTGGCCGCCCTGTTGGTACCGGTACATTACCGGCGCATGAAGAGACTTGAATCACTCAGCCGAGACCTCCCATCACCCAACAATCCTGACACCGCTCAGAATGGCGACATTAATGTCTCTCTGAACCGCGATGATCAACAAGCCAAAGCACAGTCTGCAACTCCCGAGCACAGGCTCTGGTACGCAATGATCGGCGCTCCAGCAATTCCAATCAGTCTTTTTTGGATGGCCTGGACAGACCAT GCAAACATATCAATCTGGTCTCCAATAGTCGGCTCATCGCTCTTTGGATTTGGCAGTATCTGCATTTTCATATCCAGCTATATGTATATCATTGATGCATATGAAGCCTATGCTGCCTCCGCTCTTGGATTCATGACCGTGTCGCGATACTGTGCGGCGGGCGGAATGACTGTTGTTGGAATTCCTTTCTACCAGAACGTCGGGGTCCACTGGACGTTAACGAGTCTCGGCATTATCAGTGCTGTCCTGACGCCGGTACCGTATATTTTCTGGAGGTTTGGAGACGTAGTCCGCGGTTGGAGTCGGTATGCGGTTTGA
- a CDS encoding M3 family metallopeptidase (COG:O;~EggNog:ENOG410PJPD;~InterPro:IPR024079,IPR024077,IPR024080,IPR001567;~MEROPS:MER0003110;~PFAM:PF01432;~TransMembrane:1 (o623-646i);~go_function: GO:0004222 - metalloendopeptidase activity [Evidence IEA];~go_function: GO:0008237 - metallopeptidase activity [Evidence IEA];~go_process: GO:0006508 - proteolysis [Evidence IEA]), translating into MFQLPRVPTTDQILPLMHQIIDELTQTRNSVLKATTPETATFANTLLPLAQTENAVQGQLAMIDMLQYGAPLRETQDVVHSALSVYAEAQAAWIANGDYFRLLRAVRDNREDFESLDAESQHLLERELTVYRMAGHGELDAEEVEGFLQEGANIGQIERKFQENISREDGGVWFTRDELEGVPASDLGKWKSDGEKEKEKLFVPFANGGTLAVLTYARRPETRKKMFLADNHKLQSNKPLFEKIIRQRARRAHQLHHSTHAEYRLQQRMVKDPKWLGGFLNNLKDTLCARGKDEIAVLQQRRVKDLGDKHDTDCVGFPPWDKSYYMRLVEEEVAVDQLQLSEFYPLEQTAIGMLGIFASVLGLQFEPLKADEGSLWHESVRVFSVWESTPDKQFIGYLYFDLLWRENKYRGNQSVNLQCGYLRPDGSRQYPATILMCSFPTPTPTSCALLKHHQVVTLFHEMGHGIHDLLARTKYVRFHGYRLPPDFGEMPSMMLENWCWMKEVLQGLSCHHTRLENSYLMEWRKQHPSSPDPPMKIPEDVVERLIKHRYLNRGLYHLYQLSISIFDLQIHSLKTDADISGLNVQKLWYDIREEVESMDFSECRDGYAFGTFSHLTAGYDVCYYAYLICTAMAQDVFLSVFAEGPFQKDKWEKYRREILQNGGGQQDLFQMLEKFLGRPPNMNALVEGLRRADSQH; encoded by the exons ATGTTTCAGCTTCCCCGTGTCCCAACCACTGACCAAATTCTCCCCCTCATGCATCAAATTATCGATGAACTCACTCAGACGCGCAATTCAGTACTCAAAGCAACGACTCCAGAAACAGCCACCTTTGCGAacactcttcttcccttggcGCAGACCGAAAATGCAGTCCAAGGCCAGCTAGCCATGATCGACATGCTACAGTACGGTGCTCCATTACGGGAAACCCAGGATGTCGTTCACTCCGCCTTGAGCGTCTATGCCGAAGCACAGGCGGCATGGATCGCCAACGGGGATTACTTCCGTCTACTGCGGGCTGTTCGCGACAACCGAGAGGACTTTGAGTCATTGGATGCGGAATCGCAACATTTGCTCGAACGTGAGTTGACTGTATACCGAATGGCAGGGCACGGGGAGCTGGATGcggaagaggtggaaggcTTCTTGCAGGAAGGGGCAAATATTGGACAAATAGAGAGGAAGTTTCAGGAGAATATATCAAGGGAAGATGGGGGCGTATGGTTTACACGGGACGAGTTGGAGGGAGTACCAGCGAGTGACTTGGGGAAGTGGAAGTCGGAtggtgagaaagaaaaagaaaagctaTTTGTGCCTTTTGCGAATGGAGGTACACTGGCAGTGTTGACCTATGCTCGTCGCCCCGAAAcgcggaagaagatgttcTTGGCCGATAATCACAAGCTCCAGAGCAATAAGCCATTATTTGAGAAGATCATTCGCCAACGGGCTCGGCGGGCCCATCAATTGCATCATTCCACCCACGCCGAGTATCGGCTACAGCAACGTATGGTAAAGGATCCGAAATGGCTAGGTGGGTTTCTCAACAACCTCAAGGACACACTGTGCGCCCGGGGTAAAGATGAAATTGCAGTCTTGCAGCAAAGGAGAGTGAAGGATCTGGGAGACAAGCATGACACAGATTGTGTGGGATTTCCTCCGTGGGATAAATCCTATTACATGCGGttagtagaagaagaggttgcgGTTGACCAGCTGCAGCTATCCGAGTTCTATCCCCTCGAACAAACAGCCATAGGGATGCTGGGTATTTTTGCTTCGGTTTTGGGTCTCCAGTTCGAGCCTCTCAAAGCTGATGAGGGGTCTCTCTGGCATGAGTCCGTTCGCGTATTCTCCGTCTGGGAGAGTACCCCCGACAAACAATTTATTGGCTATCTCTACTTCGATCTGCTATGGAGAGAAAACAAATATCGCGGTAACCAGAGCGTGAATCTTCAATGT GGCTACCTCCGCCCGGATGGCAGTCGGCAATACCCTGCCACAATCCTCATGTGTTCCTTCCctactcccactcccaccagtTGTGCCTTGCTCAAGCACCATCAAGTGGTAACCCTCTTCCACG AAATGGGTCATGGAATCCACGATCTCCTTGCACGAACAAAATACGTCCGTTTTCATGGCTACCGGCTTCCCCCTGACTTCGGAGAGATGCCCAGTATGATGCTCGAGAACTGGTGCTGGATGAAAGAGGTTCTGCAGGGCCTCAGCTGCCACCATACTAGGCTAGAGAACAGTTACTTGATGGAGTGGCGCAAGCAACATCCCAGCTCACCCGATCCGCCAATGAAAATTCCGGAGGATGTAGTCGAACGCCTTATCAAGCATCGTTATCTGAACCGAGGGCTTTATCATTTGTATCagtt GTCAATCTCCATTTTCGACTTGCAAATCCATAGTCTCAAGACAGATGCAGATATTTCTGGCCTAAATGTTCAGAAGCTCTGGTATGACATCCGTGAGGAGGTTGAAAGTATGGACTTCTCCGAGTGCCGAGACGGCTATGCATTTGGAACGTTCAGTCATCTGACAGCGGGCTATGATGTCTGCTACTATGCTTATCTTAT CTGCACGGCAATGGCCCAGGacgtctttctttctgtctttgcTGAAGGCCCATTCCAGAAGGACAAGTGGGAGAAGTACCGTCGTGAGATTCTGCAAAACGGTGGCGGCCAGCAAGACTTGTTTCAGATGCTGGAGAAGTTCTTGGGTCGTCCACCAAATATGAATGCCCTTGTGGAAGGTTTGAGGCGAGCAGACAGTCAACATTAG
- a CDS encoding uncharacterized protein (COG:S;~EggNog:ENOG410Q2FM) yields the protein MAVSKSGGKKYGPVRKIEYRRRWRQSRNFDSKAHVKQDAQRWRGRSSAKTKKGYLERAKLYEVFLVEEGFQPHGFYNKEGHPVPTLEELT from the exons ATGGCGGTTTCCAAGTCGGGCGGAAAGAAGTATGGCCCTGTTCGCAAGATAGAATATCGCCGACGCTGGAGACAGAGCCGAAACTTCGACTCCAAGGCCCATGTCAAACAGGATGCCCaaagatggagggggagatcTTCTgcaaagacgaagaagggTTATTTAGAAAGAGCCAAGCTCTATGAAGT GTTTCTTGTGGAAGAAGGCTTTCAACCCCATGGCTTCTACAACAAGGAAGGACATCCAGTCCCAACCCTGGAGGAACTAACATAG
- a CDS encoding uncharacterized protein (COG:Q;~EggNog:ENOG410PUZS;~InterPro:IPR036864,IPR007219,IPR001138;~PFAM:PF00172,PF04082;~TransMembrane:1 (o592-615i);~go_function: GO:0000981 - DNA-binding transcription factor activity, RNA polymerase II-specific [Evidence IEA];~go_function: GO:0003677 - DNA binding [Evidence IEA];~go_function: GO:0008270 - zinc ion binding [Evidence IEA];~go_process: GO:0006351 - transcription, DNA-templated [Evidence IEA];~go_process: GO:0006355 - regulation of transcription, DNA-templated [Evidence IEA]) gives MAEQASEKPPSEHGRESALNPAPSASKRRRIGLACNACRVRKSRCDGQRPSCSSCMSLGFDCLYEPSESAANVIIRKGYESDLEQRVLSVEHKLQRLDDVFKGHLLPCPNNYPCRLTSSTPAPEAVTRARETHATGLEEPQDEDASTNGMAMTFVEEHSSAFFGESSNINFTQLLLRAIAAVHQASPAITSAVDKDSALQETIIASDSQAQPHRPVAASSTHLDSPPTTLPSVEEMDSLLDIYFDTFGAIFPFIHEETMRKTYTECRLNCFTRARRTWLGTLNMMFAMASSLDRDYVASAKKRFERSNIFYKRALELCGDLSRRVISLEMVHYLLLLVIHCQGTQRSVQAWNNHGLVIRSAIALGLHSHSTRKPVDPVSDEYRRRTWAVIYCLDKVLSVAFGRPASVPDEQMTGREPVPGLSTSALIGPHGNVDLPGEFLAVSFKLYQVMARSLTNQYGANLENADLCPDDIASLKASGELRQMLQGWAASLPSYLHLCEPASSVLSQNSPGNRFRVILTLRYHNLAILIHKPLLSATIRHLFRAGSAPGGSPPYLTQLAMAEAHECVRAAQLTIEIVHCIITADSTSKNNLGAWFFTLYYVFTASLVICGRLLWAQHGENVVGEAAVKDSKILLGKAETIFHKLDHENSLVLSCLEYIRRLGRMCSIKGAAPDPSQGRSDSDSALNLEVSNSQPTLDPATSSVEAGVFNVEDMEAFQLFSSEMFDPSIVEGFHQSPVEGITLGNGL, from the exons ATGGCGGAGCAGGCGTCCGAAAAACCTCCATCAGAGCACGGCCGCGAGTCGGCTCTGAATCCCGCCCCCTCGGCAAGCAAGCGGCGACGCATCGGTTTAGCTTGCAATGCCTGCCGTGTGCGCAAGTCCAG ATGCGATGGGCAGCGGCCTTCGTGCTCGTCCTGCATGTCGCTCGGGTTCGATTGCCTGTACGAACCCAGTGAATCTGCGGCCAATGTCATTATCCGCAAGGGCTATGAGTCTGATCTTGAACAGCGCGTGCTGTCTGTTGAACACAAGCTGCAGCGGCTCGATGATGTGTTCAAGGGCCATCTCTTGCCGTGCCCAAACAATTACCCATGTCGACTCACAAGTAGCACCCCTGCACCGGAAGCAGTGACGCGTGCGAGAGAGACACATGCTACCGGCCTGGAAGAGCCacaagatgaagatgcgTCTACTAATGGCATGGCCATGACCTTTGTCGAAGAGCATAGCTCAGCTTTCTTTGGCGAGTCCTCCAACATCAACTTCacacagcttcttcttcgagctATAGCTGCCGTGCATCAAGCGTCACCAGCCATAACATCCGCCGTAGACAAGGACTCTGCTCTTCAGGAAACAATCATAGCTAGTGATTCCCAGGCCCAACCACACCGTCCGGTTGCTGCATCATCAACTCACCTGGACTCGCCGCCTACTACCTTGCCGTCAGTAGAAGAAATGGACTCCTTGCTCGACATTTACTTCGACACATTCGGGGCCATCTTTCCGTTTATCCATGAAGAGACGATGAGGAAAACATATACGGAATGCAGGCTCAATTGTTTCACCAGAGCTCGCAGGACCTGGCTAGGAACTTTAAACATGATGTTCGCCATGGCCAGCAGCTTGGATAGAGACTATGTTGCATCTGCTAAGAAGCGCTTCGAGAGGTCCAATATTTTTTACAAGAGGGCCCTGGAACTGTGTGGTGACTTATCGAGACGTGTCATCAGCCTTGAGATGGTCCATTatctgctcctcctcgtcatccacTGCCAGGGGACTCAGCGTTCAGTGCAGGCCTGGAATAACCACGGGCTTGTCATCCGGTCAGCTATTGCGTTAGGACTTCACAGCCACTCTACCAGGAAGCCTGTCGATCCCGTCAGCGACGAATATCGCCGTCGGACTTGGGCAGTAATATACTGTCTCGACAAGGTCCTGAGTGTGGCTTTTGGCAGGCCAGCAAGTGTCCCAGATGAACAGATGACCGGACGAGAGCCAGTGCCTGGTTTGTCTACAAGTGCTTTAATTGGCCCCCATGGTAACGTTGATTTGCCTGGTGAATTCCTCGCTGTTTCATTCAAGTTGTATCAGGTGATGGCCAGATCCCTCACCAATCAGTATGGGGCAAACCTTGAGAACGCCGACTTGTGTCCAGACGACATAGCTTCACTCAAAGCCTCAGGCGAGCTTCGGCAAATGCTTCAAGGCTGGGCGGCGAGCCTGCCATCGTATCTGCATCTCTGCGAGCCTGCCTCCAGCGTACTTTCGCAGAATTCTCCGGGGAACCGGTTTCGTGTCATTCTCACACTTAGGTATCATAACCTGGCCATTCTCATACATAAACCGTTACTTAGTGCCACGATACGTCACTTGTTCCGGGCGGGAAGTGCGCCCGGTGGAAGTCCGCCATATTTGACGCAGCTCGCTATGGCGGAGGCCCACGAATGCGTCCGGGCAGCACAACTTACCATTGAAATTGTTCACTGCATCATCACTGCGGATTCCACGAGTAAGAATAATCTCGGGGCGTGGTTTTTCACGCTGTACTACG TCTTCACTGCTTCACTGGTCATCTGCGGCCGCCTACTGTGGGCACAACATGGAGAGAACGTGGTAGGCGAAGCAGCTGTCAAGGACTCAAAGATTTTACTCGGCAAGGCAGAAACGATATTTCACAAGCTGGACCACGAAAACAGTCTGGTTTTAAGTTGCCTGGAATATATTCGCCGACTGGGCAGAATGTGCAGTATCAAAG GAGCTGCACCAGATCCATCACAGGGCCGCTCTGATAGTGACTCTGCCTTAAATTTGGAAGTATCTAACAGCCAACCCACGTTGGATCCTGCCACTAGTTCCGTGGAAGCAGGGGTTTTCAACGTTGAGGACATGGAGGCGTTCCAGCTTTTTTCATCCGAAATGTTCGACCCGTCCATCGTCGAGGGCTTCCATCAGTCACCCGTCGAGGGGATTACTTTGGGCAATGGCCTTTAG
- a CDS encoding uncharacterized protein (InterPro:IPR032675), translating to MMRDAVSLHEWRLIFEQCTTQELSHLCLVDKIFNSIATPLLYRSISLVAYENLSGSRRLSNSTKVKTESELPTGPWLLLSRLEADENDTLRAWVQEINISSPSAWADEDFLERLQSNDCLATLIARLPNLRRITIGFPSIQSTTLIRTIYEHKRKPELLLLNQYSEEVNSSLAEQTLPRVTTLSASVSPANDGNRPNRQIPTLQRLFFKCTHLRSFSLTVMRPYGGCVIRMPRHHVIWSFQLTGEETYPPLEHLCLDGYRMDDQQWRFWRDGLQWDKLVSLAVGPQSCAGLFRCLVGFTRSLKILKVSVWEGEGDDEREELIECLSSFDSLETLVLKGYMCPVEVISRHSNLSTLCLHKEESARKERPRQVLTAEELSQLDVNCPKLKSLQVGVKRENDQWPDDVFDRLATGFHNLRSLSMHFELGLSDIHNPITPLINYVSVRSIGQNYFDRRKQAGIEVFESFTLTVWTGKYFRRFPQRPLLYAGFEKKFSATYEISLPSDSSGEVQVRHLEKERLDLVNSKKIKVHSYERFRLAQQVAAAVEGPKVEDCSE from the exons ATGATGAGAGATGCAGTAAGCTTGCATGAATGGCGTCTTATCTTTGAGCAGTGCACCACTCAGGAGCTGTCCCACCTCTGCTTGGTCGACAAGATCTTTAACTCGATCGCGACACCCCTTTTGTATCGATCTATCTCCCTGGTGGCTTATGAGAATCTCTCTGGCTCCCGTAGGTTGTCCAACTCTACAAAAGTGAAAACGGAATCAGAATTGCCTACAGGCCCTTGGCTTCTATTATCTCGACTGGAAGCCGACGAGAATGACACCTTACGAGCTTGGGTACAGGAAATCAATATTTCGAGTCCTTCTGCTTGGGCAGACGAGGACTTCCTAGAACGACTCCAGAGCAATGATTGCTTGGCCACACTGATTGCCCGTCTGCCAAACCTTCGACGAATTACCATCGGCTTTCCTAGTATTCAATCGACAACATTGATTCGCACCATTTATGAGCATAAAAGGAAGCCAGAACTTCTCCTACTCAACCAGTATAGCGAGGAGGTTAACTCTAGCTTGGCGGAGCAGACTCTACCCCGTGTCACGACCCTCTCTGCATCAGTGAGCCCAGCAAATGACGGAAACAGGCCAAATAGACAGATACCCACGTTACAAAGATTGTTTTTCAAATGCACACATCTCCGGTCGTTCTCGCTTACTGTCATGAGACCgtatggtggttgtgttATAAGGATGCCAAGGCATCATGTTATATGGAGCTTTCAGCTTACAGGCGAAGAAACATATCCTCCACTCGAGCATCTTTGCCTTGACGGATATCGGATGGACGATCAGCAATGGAGGTTTTGGCGTGATGGGCTTCAGTGGGACAAGCTGGTGTCACTAGCCGTAGGACCGCAGAGTTGCGCTGGCTTGTTTCGATGTCTAGTTGGCTTTACCAGATCACTAAAGATCCTTAAAGTGTCTGTCTGGGAAGGcgaaggcgatgatgagcGAGAGGAACTCATCGAATGCCTTTCATCATTTGATTCTCTGGAAACCCTGGTTTTAAAAGGGTACATGTGCCCGGTTGAGGTGATTTCCCGTCACAGTAACCTATCTACTCTCTGTCTGCATAAAGAGGAATCTGCCCGCAAGGAGCGTCCGCGACAAGTCCTAACAGCGGAGGAGCTCAGTCAGCTCGATGTCAACTGTCCCAAATTGAAGTCACTTCAAGTGGGAGtcaagagagagaatgatcAATGG CCCGACGACGTCTTCGACAGACTAGCAACCGGTTTTCACAACCTCAGGAGCCTATCTATGCACTTTGAACTAGGCCTCTCCGACATACATAACCCCATCACGCCTCTAATAAATTATGTCTCTGTGAGGAGCATTGGCCAGAATTACTTTGACCGTAGAAAGCAGGCGGGCATCGAAGTATTCGAATCGTTCACCTTGACCGTCTGGACAGGTAAATACTTCCGTCGCTTCCCACAAAGGCCACTACTGTACGCCGGTTTCGAGAAGAAATTCTCAGCCACTTACGAGATATCCTTGCCGAGTGATTCCTCCGGTGAGGTCCAAGTCCGCCATTTGGAGAAAGAGCGATTGGACCTGGTCAACtccaagaagatcaaagtCCATTCGTACGAGAGGTTTCGGCTTGCTCAACAGGTTGCTGCAGCCGTGGAAGGCCCAAAGGTCGAGGATTGCTCGGagtga
- a CDS encoding alpha-L-arabinofuranosidase B (CAZy:CBM42;~CAZy:GH54;~COG:G;~EggNog:ENOG410PKJG;~InterPro:IPR038964,IPR013320,IPR036195,IPR007934, IPR015289;~PFAM:PF09206,PF05270;~SECRETED:SignalP(1-18);~go_function: GO:0046556 - alpha-L-arabinofuranosidase activity [Evidence IEA];~go_process: GO:0019566 - arabinose metabolic process [Evidence IEA];~go_process: GO:0031221 - arabinan metabolic process [Evidence IEA];~go_process: GO:0046373 - L-arabinose metabolic process [Evidence IEA]), with amino-acid sequence MFSRRNLLALGLAATVSAGPCDIYEAGDTPCVAAHSTTRALYSSFSGALYQLQRGSDDTTTTISPLTAGGIADASAQDTFCANTTCLITIIYDQSGNGNHLTQAPPGGFDGPDTDGYDNLASAIGAPVTLNGQKAYGVFMSPGTGYRNNEATGTATGDEAEGMYAVLDGTHYNDACCFDYGNAETSSTDTGAGHMEAIYLGNSTTWGYGAGDGPWIMVDMENNLFSGADEGYNSGDPSISYRFVTAAVKGGADKWAIRGANAASGSLSTYYSGARPDYSGYNPMSKEGAIILGIGGDNSNGAQGTFYEGVMTSGYPSDDTENSVQENIVAAKYVVGSLVSGPSFTSGEVVSLRVTTPGYTTRYIAHTDTTVNTQVVDDDSSTTLKEEASWTVVTGLANSQCFSFESVDTPGSYIRHYNFELLLNANDGTKQFHEDATFCPQAALNGEGTSLRSWSYPTRYFRHYENVLYAASNGGVQTFDSKTSFNNDVSFEIETAFAS; translated from the coding sequence atgtTCTCTCGCCGAAACCTGCTCGCCTTAGGGCTAGCCGCCACCGTCAGCGCCGGCCCCTGTGACATCTACGAAGCCGGCGACACTCCCTGCGTAGCCGCACACAGCACCACCCGCGCCCTATACAGCTCCTTCAGCGGCGCCCTCTACCAGCTCCAGCGCGGCTCCgatgataccaccaccaccatctccccgcTCACAGCCGGCGGCATCGCCGATGCCTCCGCGCAAGACACCTTCTGCGCCAACACCACCTGCCTGATCACCATCATCTACGATCAATCTGGCAACGGCAACCACCTGACCCAAGCACCCCCAGGCGGCTTCGACGGCCCAGACACCGACGGCTACGACAACCTGGCCAGCGCCATCGGCGCCCCCGTCACCCTGAACGGCCAAAAGGCCTACGGAGTCTTCATGTCCCCCGGCACGGGTTACCGCAACAACGAAGCCACGGGCACCGCCACCGGCGACGAGGCCGAAGGCATGTACGCCGTCCTGGACGGCACGCACTACAACGACGCCTGCTGCTTTGACTACGGCAATGCCgaaaccagcagcaccgaCACCGGCGCCGGCCACATGGAGGCCATCTACCTCGGTAACAGCACCACCTGGGGCTACGGTGCCGGCGATGGCCCCTGGATCATGGTCGACATGGAGAACAACCTCTTCTCTGGTGCCGACGAGGGATATAACTCCGGTGATCCGTCTATCTCTTACCGCTTCGTCACTGCCGCAGTTAAGGGCGGCGCTGATAAGTGGGCTATTCGCGGCGCTAATGCTGCCTCTGGCTCCCTGTCCACGTACTATAGCGGTGCCCGTCCGGATTACTCCGGCTATAACCCCATGAGCAAGGAGGGTGCTATCATCCTGGGTATTGGTGGTGATAACAGCAACGGCGCCCAAGGTACCTTCTACGAGGGTGTCATGACCTCCGGATATCCCTCGGATGATACCGAGAACTCCGTTCAGGAGAACATCGTCGCTGCTAAATACGTCGTCGGCTCGCTGGTTAGCGGTCCGTCGTTTACCTCCGGAGAGGTTGTTTCGCTGCGTGTCACGACCCCGGGGTACACGACGAGGTATATCGCGCATACTGACACGACTGTGAACACACaggttgtggatgatgatagttCCACGAcgttgaaggaggaggctaGCTGGACGGTTGTCACTGGTTTGGCTAACAGCCAGTGCTTCTCGTTCGAGTCGGTTGATACCCCTGGTAGCTATATCCGGCATTATAACTTTGAGTTGCTGCTTAATGCCAATGATGGCACGAAGCAGTTCCATGAGGATGCTACTTTCTGTCCTCAGGCGGCGTTGAATGGTGAGGGTACTTCGTTGCGCTCGTGGAGTTACCCGACGAGGTATTTCAGACATTATGAGAATGTTCTCTATGCTGCTAGCAATGGTGGTGTGCAGACGTTTGACTCGAAGACGTCGTTTAATAATGATGTTAGCTTTGAGATTGAGACGGCGTTTGCTTCGTGA